CACAGCAGCAGGCGTCCATGGCTGTGATGAAAAAGTCCATGGCGTTGGCGAAAGGACAAACCGAGGTCCTTGAGAAGCTGATGGATTCAGCGGACCTCCAGGCACCACAGGCAAGCCATCCCCACTTGGGCGGAAAGCTTGACGTTTCCGTCTGAATGCATTGCACCGCTCCGAACTTTTGGGGCGGTGTTTCGTTTGTCAGGTGAGGTGGAATGAGGAAAGTGGAACGACAGGAACCTCATTTGACGAAAGGATGTTGAACAGATGAACGTATTTGTGATTGGATCCAACGGCCAGATCGGCCGCCATTTGGTGAAACAGCTGCAGGAACACGACGGGCATACCGTCACCGCGATGGTTCGGAATAAAGAACAGGCCGAGGCGCTTTTGGCTGACGGGGTGAAAGCGGAAGTCGCCGATCTTGAGGGACCGGTTGCCGGATTGAAGGAAGTCATGTCCGGCTGCGACGCGGTGGTGTTCACGGCCGGATCCGGTGGGAGTACCGGTGCGGATAAGACCTTATTGATCGATCTCGATGGCGCTGTAAAGACCATGGAAGCGGCCGAAGCAGCGGGGATTGACCGGTATCTGCTGGTCAGTGCGATCCAGGCGCACCACCGCGAGAACTGGAATGAGAAGATCCGGCACTATTTTGCGGCCAAGCACTATGCGGATCGCATGCTCGAGTTGTCGTCACTGAATTATACCATTGTGCGGCCGGGTGGCTTACTGAATGAGCCGGGGACCGGTAAAATCAAAGCGAAGAAGGACTTGGAGCGCGCGTTTATTCCGCGTGAAGACGTGGCCCGCACAATCGTCGCAGCGCTCGATGAGCCGAATACGTACCGAAAAGGGTTCGATTTGATCTCCGGCGAACACACCCCAAGTGAAGCGTTGAAATCGTTATAACAATCCGTGAGGATCTTCTGTGACTGGCAGGAGATCCTTTTTCTTCGTTTCCATGGAAAAAGATGAGCGCAATTCCTGTGAATTCTGATAAAATAAGAGTGAGTGAAGTCCCAAAGGAGGCAAACGCATGCATATCATTACACTTCAGCACAATGCGCATAAGGCACTGGACCGGAAGCTCGCCAGGGACATTTTATCCGAAAGTGGTTTTACCCTTTTACGGGAAGGCATGGTCATTACCCCGAATCATATCCGGTTGTTACGGATGTATGGAATTGAAACGGTTCCTGTTTATGGCCATACGTCGTTTCTTGAACAGCTGGATGCGAAAGTGAAAGAGCAGCATCAGCCGTTTGTGAAGGCGTACAGGGAATCCTTCAATGAGATGAAACGGCTGTTTTCTTCTGCTGAGGAAGATCAGGTGCCAAATCTTGAGAAGACCCTCGATTCCTTCGAATCGCTTATCAGTGAAGCACTGGAATCGTACAGTCTGTTCGAAGTGCTCCAACAGCTTGAAGGGCATGACGGGTATCTTCTCCGGCACTCGATTCATGTTGGCTTATTGACGGCCTTGATGGCCCGGTTAATGAAAAAATCCGAAGAAGACATCATGATATACGGCAAAGCAGGGCTTCTGCATGATATTGGAATGATCAAAGCGCCTGCGGGGGTGTTTAACGATTCCCGCGAGCTGACGGAGGCGGAATGGAAAGAAGTGCGCCGTCACCCGCAAATCGGTTATGAGCTGCTCAAGGATACCGGCGTGCCTCAGCCGGTGCTCGATGCCGCGTTGTATCATCATGAGCGCATGGACGGCAGCGGCTACCTCGAAGGGTTGAAAGGGGACGATATTCCGGAAGTGGCGGCACTGATTGCGATTGCCGACGTGTTTGATGCGGTGTCCTCAGACCGGGTCCACCGCAAGAAGCTTGCACCGATGGAAGCCTTGAAAACCGTGAACGATGAGATTTATCGGGGGAAGCTCTCGGTCCGTTGCGGCCTGGTCTTTCTCGAGCATATGACTAGCACATACACCGGAACGACCGTCTATTTGTCCGATGGGCGATTCGCGCAGATTGTCCGCTACAATGCAAAGGATTTGGAGAATCCATTGATCAGTCTCGATGGTCACGTTCTGCCGCTCAAGGAGTTGAAAGGTCTCACCATCGAAGACATTGCGGATAACCGCATCCATGAACTGAATAAACAGGAGTGACTGTTGAAACGACCAACCGGATCGGGGTTTATCCCCTGATCCGGTTGTTTTTGTGTTGTGTGCAATTGATTGATGACGATGGCCTCTCTTTTGACGGATAGAGGACTGCTTGCGGCGAACTTTGCAGGACATATGTCTCTATAAAAAGGAAGATGGGTATACGTTTGGCAGATATTATTGGTAAAATGATGTATTTTATGGTTAGATTAGCGTATAATGGATATCATATCATGCAATAAAATGAATAAACTGATAATAGTAGTGGCATGGTCACGGTTATTCATATGGAGATCATCAGACAGGGGACGTGTGTTACATGGAATGGATCAGTGTTCAGAAAAACGCGCATCAAGTCATTGACAGAGAACTTGCGGATAATGTCATTTCCAGTGAGGGACTGACACTTTTACGAGAAGGTATGATTCTCCGGACCCGGCATATTCCGATGCTGAAACGAAACGGAATCACCACCGTTCCGGTGGGGGAATATGCTGCAGTCATCGATCAGCTGGACCAGAAGTTTCATCAGGACTATCCATCATTTGCAAAAGCTTATAAAAAACAGTTTACGATGCTCAAAGAGGTCTTCAACAGGGTTCAAAACCATGAACCGCCGGAGCTCGATCAGCTGGTTGACGGCTTTACGGAGCTGTTGGATGAGGCGATGGATTCGGTGAA
This Salisediminibacterium beveridgei DNA region includes the following protein-coding sequences:
- a CDS encoding YjfB family protein, with protein sequence MDIAMMSIAMHQGQAQQQASMAVMKKSMALAKGQTEVLEKLMDSADLQAPQASHPHLGGKLDVSV
- a CDS encoding SDR family oxidoreductase, with the translated sequence MNVFVIGSNGQIGRHLVKQLQEHDGHTVTAMVRNKEQAEALLADGVKAEVADLEGPVAGLKEVMSGCDAVVFTAGSGGSTGADKTLLIDLDGAVKTMEAAEAAGIDRYLLVSAIQAHHRENWNEKIRHYFAAKHYADRMLELSSLNYTIVRPGGLLNEPGTGKIKAKKDLERAFIPREDVARTIVAALDEPNTYRKGFDLISGEHTPSEALKSL
- a CDS encoding HD-GYP domain-containing protein — protein: MHIITLQHNAHKALDRKLARDILSESGFTLLREGMVITPNHIRLLRMYGIETVPVYGHTSFLEQLDAKVKEQHQPFVKAYRESFNEMKRLFSSAEEDQVPNLEKTLDSFESLISEALESYSLFEVLQQLEGHDGYLLRHSIHVGLLTALMARLMKKSEEDIMIYGKAGLLHDIGMIKAPAGVFNDSRELTEAEWKEVRRHPQIGYELLKDTGVPQPVLDAALYHHERMDGSGYLEGLKGDDIPEVAALIAIADVFDAVSSDRVHRKKLAPMEALKTVNDEIYRGKLSVRCGLVFLEHMTSTYTGTTVYLSDGRFAQIVRYNAKDLENPLISLDGHVLPLKELKGLTIEDIADNRIHELNKQE